The segment ACTTTCAGGTTAGGGGAAGTGTGCAGGGTCAGGTAAGGGGCACAGGTAGTACATAAATAATGCATTGGTATTCATGTGTCAAAACATATGCATAATCTTGTCAGAAAGAGTTCAGATGTTACACGAAGGGAAAGTTCACTGGAATTAAGGTTTAGAAGAACCTCCGGGCTGGGACGTAACAAAATTCTAAATTCTAAATGAATTTCTTATAAGCAGAGTTCTTCGCATGACAATCAAAATTCTTGGAAGTAGTAAGTGGGAAATAGTGGGCTGCTTTCTGAAAAGTCCTACTACAATAAGCTCTTGATTAGAGacattacataaataaatttggatTATCAGGATGTCAATGTGATCAGAAGAAAAACAGGTGAGTCTGACTGCTGCAAACTTGAGAACAAGGAGAACTACAAATGCCAGATTGGTGTGTTTTTAGGTGTTGCGGTGAGCACGGGCTACCTCCACTTGCATTATCAGATAGCATTTCGCTCACGCAGGGAATCTGGAAATGATTTGGGCTACAATTGTTGATTCCACACACTGTGAAGGGCGGATTTTTCAGCTCAACATTAAGAAACGGAGGATAAGACGAAGAGTGTGGGATGTTGCTCCAAGAGCACTCATGTGTATTGTGTAGAGAATGTGAAATAAACTTTTGAAGGACAAAAAGATTTTGTACAGCAGAGGATCTCTTATCCCTATTTATTTTACCGTGAGGTTTCAATTTGAATAGAAAATTCGATGTTTTTCACGGAGAATCCTTTTTATCAGCAAGGTCTATGCCTTTTGATTTACCACTGGTATACGAAAGTGTTTCCTcccataaataataaaattatataaccTTTCAAGCAAAAACTTCATTTGGATTTACATTATTACATGGACCACATAATCATTTCCATAAGCAGGAGCAGGATGATTGACAATGACTGGGTGGAAAAGTAGAACTGATCAGCCTGATTTACCCATATTAGACAAGAATATGTCACATCTCTTTCTGAAACATAACAGAATACACAATCTTTCTTTGGCTTTTCATTATTTCATGGACCACATCAGTTCCACTTTCTAGGAGCTCGATGGCAATGACTGGGTGGGAAAGTAGAATTGTTCAAGCTCATGTACCCATATTAGACTAGAATATGCCAATATCTATTTCGGAAACATATTTCAAACCGTATCGACAGCCTAAGACTTCCAAGCCTCAATTCATATATGTGAAAAGGAGCTGATATACAACTAATTCTAAAAATCTAACCTGGGCAGGTGGCAAGGATGAAACCCAATCTGACGCATGAGTTGGAAGAAGACCCAAAGTGTTAAGCTGCAAAGTATACGTAGTTCCATGTTAGCAAACCACTTATCATAGAAACTGATGTCAAATAACATGTGTGAAAGAGATAAATATCTTCAGTGAAGCTGATGCTGAATAACATGTGTGAAACAGATGAATATCTACCTTCCAGACGCCCAGTCCTAAACCCACTAGATTGAGCGCAATAAATACTAATTTTGGCCCAAGAAGATCCACTTTGCTGTCCTTGTAAGGCTCAAAAACTGCCCCAGAAAGGAAACATAAGAAGAAATAAGTAAAAGGAAATAAATGGAGCAGCCAAATGAAGTCATGGCTTAATTCAGCACAAGTACAAACAGTATGAAATTGCCTGAATTTGAGACAAATTTCAGCAAAAAATCGATCTCTAGTCAGAGTATAAAACTACACATGTACAATGAAGCAATTAATTCAATAGGTTCTGATATGATACTGACCTTTCCCAACTCCTTGAAGAGCACTTACAGGCTGCCACAGAGCTGAAACTGTAATACCAATGCTAAACAAATGAACTGTGCTTCCAGCCATCCACATCATGAAGCCCATCATCATCAAATTCTTGAAAGGTGCTTGTGCCACTTCCCACGCTTTCTGTTCCaacaaatatcaaattaagTACATGATTGTTGTGAAAAGTGAAGCAAAGGAATAGCTCCTAATATATAGAGTTTAGGGTCCATGTAATACTAAATATTTCCTAAATAGAATGCAGAATGAGTACATAATCATCTTGAATATCCTAATACCTATGCTATAAATCTAAACATGTACAGTAAACCTAATCACCTTCTAATAGTTGTAAACAAGAGTTGAGAAGTAATCAACTCATAATAAAGGGAATTTTGACTATATAACTGTTGGAGAACTTGAAAAGGCTAATCTATTACATTTTGAGACAGTCGAGAAATCATAAAAGCAGAACAACGGTCTAGGAAAGATATTCTTTTCGGGAAATTTCCAAAGGATCTTCACATTAGAGCCCACATCTTCATAAGTTATCAAAATGTTACTGCCCAAAATAGCATGAGGTCTCTGCTTTCAATTTGGGCTGGAGAGGGTGTTATCTTTGAGGCCTACCAATGAGTTTGGTCGCACTGTGGAAGCATTAAATTATGGCTAAAATGGAAGTATGGTTGTGGTGTTACACACCAATTTTCAGAAAGATGTGCCtatttctttgttaattttccAGTGAAAAACTCATCACAATTGTGTAGTGTGTAATTTTGATTCTGTAAATTGCTTTAATTTTCCTTATGGTGCTAAAATTTGTACAGGGAACTTACCAAAATATGAACTAGCTTCTCCCTTTTCCTTTACGTCATTATAGAGTTCCAGATCATCATAAATACATTgtttatcaaatattaatctAATTTCCACTGAACTTCCCTAAAATCTTTGTCGAAAGCAGCGAAGTTCTGCATGTTATCTCATATAATAATACATAGCTTTTCCCTAAAGAACCAACACTACACTAATGCATGTGAAAAAGTCGACAAGTTCAAATCCTTTTTCCCATCTAAGTTTTTAATTCTTAAGGTTAAGCAAGAGTTTCtactgattaaaaaaaaaagaacagagagagaggaAAGGAATAATCTCAGGTAACGAATGCAACTAAACTGATTCTCACTCGCGTTCTCACAACATAAATTCCTCAGAAATTATTCTTTAGTGTGAGCAATTTAATGTGATTTACACACTATAACTCCCTGAAACCAATTTGTGGCACAACAAACGAGCTTTGAAGCATCCTCTGAGTTGTTACCATGCTCTATGCCTTTATCAGTTCACTAACAATGCCAGAGTAGCAGATCCCAATTCCATCACTCTTcaactttatattaaaaaatcatacgATTGTAAGAAGATACCAAAGCCTTTTCCTGTTCTTGAATTGGACACACGCACACACAGAGCAGCGGCCAGCGGCAGATATTTCAAACAGTCAACTTGGTGCATGGCGATAGGCAAGGATAATACTATAGTACACACTCAAATCAAAAGTTAATACATGAATGCAATCAATCATAAAAGCAGCAATGGCATACTAGCTGTGATTCATCATGTTTGACTATTTATCACATTGATAGTCAATCTATGGAACTTAAAACCGTCTAATGACAGTTCACTACTGTTAATCAATCAAAGAGGCTTGCCAAACTGCTTAAGGTTATCTATTGTATGACATACTTTTGCTTTctctcctcctcttcttcttacAGTAAGATAAAGGGTCGGGCATGGCGGGGTAGCCACGGCCACTCATCTGCTGAGCTAGCCGAAAGAAGCAAGCAAAGAATCTTACTCCGAAAAGCCTATTCATATActagaaaattattaatcaaagtACTTAGAATGGAATAAATGACGAACAAACATTTCCTTTGAAGGTTCCATGTTTCCTTTAAAACAAGTCGACAATCTAGTAACAAATTAGTAGAATTTGCACATAAAGCTATACAAAAAGACAagcaatcacaacataattctcCTAGATTGGTACCACTAATAAGATATATCACAGATCATCAGTGTACTCACAAGTCCTTTGCAACAAAGGCTGCCAATTTAGaacaaaaaatctttaaaaaaactcaactactcattttcaatttgtttgcCTGGTTTTAACTAAACACAGAGTCTAAGGAAGTAAAAGAAGACTTCTGAATCTTCTGgtctaaaactaaaaatatgtagAATACATCAAAAAAGGTTGCTCCGTCTCTTCAAAAATGCCAACAGGTGCGTGTCCGATCGCCAAAAGTACTGTATCTTTGGAGAATCCCAGACGGGTGCGGCGGCATCAGAAGTGGAGAGTCCGCGCAACTAAGATCAAAATGCCCTTTAAGActaacaaattgaaacggagtgGACTATACTTATATGCGCCAAATGGGTGCACTGGCTCTCACTACCCTAGAGGTGAATCCAGCCATGACCACAAATTATGGAGCAAATCattgtaaaacaaaaa is part of the Solanum pennellii chromosome 8, SPENNV200 genome and harbors:
- the LOC107026614 gene encoding ER membrane protein complex subunit 4 encodes the protein MDKGKAVMGMGRRWAVDFTDNSTSPPSRDIPDPLGFTRASQDQDDSTLSREKKNAEANWKSQKAWEVAQAPFKNLMMMGFMMWMAGSTVHLFSIGITVSALWQPVSALQGVGKVFEPYKDSKVDLLGPKLVFIALNLVGLGLGVWKLNTLGLLPTHASDWVSSLPPAQEVEYSGGGFF